A stretch of Aureispira sp. CCB-E DNA encodes these proteins:
- a CDS encoding OmpA family protein, with product MKLSVHTLISFMFLFGVYFSASAAPDYTDYVPKYRSQNKNFMLTKIEYTTSEMILHFRYVASREEEIIYFPGSSRSTAWKLYTSGRSGSELTKYATLENITINGELKSKKIEAGDEPSFVARYGEVIRGEAHFGRLPGNVKAINFKASTLAICSDILVKDEDSPMLGTVEQMEGSVERFDKMLTNLGITVVPEPTQNKSNLGIANNAEAKEEDLSTENAVKDEIIVKAQEPITYTPQELNSSEDLDCNKRVILKNVYFDDNSASYAGRVNALKTIQVIVDYMNYYPQAMIILHGHSDVLGDQIRSFELSKERVLAVRNSLVLRGIDNDRIRTIAHGSKQPLPKFENGGKKNRRVEVELICRD from the coding sequence ATGAAATTATCTGTACACACGTTGATTTCTTTTATGTTTCTGTTTGGAGTTTATTTTAGTGCAAGCGCTGCTCCAGATTATACCGATTATGTTCCCAAATATCGTAGTCAAAACAAAAATTTCATGCTCACAAAAATTGAATATACGACTAGTGAGATGATTCTTCATTTTAGATATGTGGCTAGTAGAGAAGAAGAAATAATCTATTTTCCAGGCTCATCTAGATCAACTGCTTGGAAATTGTATACTTCTGGCAGAAGTGGTTCTGAATTGACCAAATACGCTACACTCGAAAACATTACAATTAACGGCGAATTAAAATCCAAAAAAATAGAAGCAGGTGATGAACCTTCTTTTGTTGCGAGATATGGGGAGGTGATTAGAGGAGAAGCGCACTTTGGTAGGCTTCCTGGAAATGTAAAAGCAATTAATTTTAAGGCTAGCACTTTGGCAATTTGCAGCGATATTTTGGTAAAAGATGAAGATAGCCCAATGTTGGGAACGGTAGAGCAAATGGAAGGTAGTGTCGAGCGTTTTGATAAAATGCTTACTAATTTGGGGATAACAGTAGTTCCTGAACCCACTCAAAATAAATCTAATTTGGGAATTGCTAATAATGCAGAAGCCAAGGAAGAAGATCTTTCTACAGAAAATGCGGTGAAAGATGAAATTATTGTGAAAGCACAAGAACCAATTACATATACTCCGCAAGAATTAAATTCTTCAGAAGATTTGGATTGCAACAAGCGGGTGATCTTGAAAAATGTCTATTTTGATGACAATAGTGCTAGTTATGCAGGACGCGTCAATGCCTTAAAAACAATTCAGGTAATTGTCGACTATATGAATTATTATCCTCAAGCTATGATTATTTTACATGGACATAGTGATGTTTTAGGAGACCAAATTCGGAGCTTTGAGTTGTCAAAAGAGCGAGTGCTAGCAGTTAGAAATTCTCTAGTCTTAAGGGGGATTGATAATGATAGGATTCGAACAATTGCGCATGGAAGTAAACAACCATTACCAAAGTTTGAAAATGGAGGTAAAAAAAATAGAAGAGTTGAAGTAGAATTGATCTGTAGGGATTAA
- a CDS encoding S8 family peptidase, with amino-acid sequence MKLRNIIFPACFVAQAFFANAQAPENWYNLDKETDNVQGVSTEKAYKELLKGKQSSTVVVAIIDSGIDEEHEDLKDVMWINEDEIAGNGIDDDKNGYIDDVYGWNFIGGKDGKHVGKDSYELTRVYTYLKNKKRNKKEEERYKKIREEFDAKVTGMQNSMQETQAIYGVVTSLLEALGDKPMTAENVKAIEAKGDKVTMAKQLFEAVFVPQLETPQDTVPGEEIVKQLEGALEYYSDALEYGYNEEFNPRDIVGDNYMKSKEKNYGNNDITGPDARHGTHVAGIVGAVRTNDIGNKGVADNVRLMAVRVVPDGDERDKDVANGIIYAVDNGAKIINMSFGKGYAFDKKIVDKAVKYAERKGVLLVHAAGNSALNTDVESNYPNKYCKDNTAKPYSNWLEVGALSWRGGADAPATFSNYGKRNVDVFAPGVDIYATVPGSKYEALSGTSMASPVTAGVAALVWSYYPELTVKELRKCLVESTVKMNEYVNVPGSGGATQIEFKDLCNTSGVVNAYNALKMAEKIVADKKK; translated from the coding sequence ATGAAATTAAGAAATATAATATTTCCTGCTTGCTTCGTTGCTCAAGCGTTTTTTGCTAATGCTCAAGCGCCAGAGAACTGGTATAATTTGGACAAAGAGACCGATAATGTTCAAGGAGTGAGTACAGAAAAGGCTTATAAAGAGCTATTGAAAGGAAAACAATCTTCGACCGTCGTTGTCGCTATTATTGACTCTGGTATCGACGAAGAGCACGAGGATTTGAAAGATGTGATGTGGATTAACGAAGATGAAATTGCTGGAAATGGTATTGATGATGACAAAAATGGATACATTGACGATGTCTATGGATGGAATTTCATCGGGGGTAAAGACGGTAAACATGTGGGGAAAGATAGTTACGAGTTAACTCGTGTGTATACTTACTTGAAAAATAAAAAACGCAACAAAAAAGAAGAAGAGCGTTACAAAAAGATTAGAGAAGAATTTGATGCTAAGGTGACAGGAATGCAAAATAGCATGCAAGAGACACAAGCAATTTATGGTGTGGTGACTTCTTTGTTGGAAGCTTTGGGAGACAAGCCAATGACGGCAGAAAATGTAAAAGCAATTGAAGCCAAAGGTGATAAAGTTACTATGGCAAAACAATTGTTTGAGGCTGTTTTTGTACCTCAATTAGAAACACCTCAAGATACAGTTCCTGGCGAAGAAATTGTAAAGCAATTGGAAGGTGCTTTGGAGTATTATTCTGATGCCTTGGAATATGGGTACAATGAAGAGTTCAACCCTAGAGATATCGTGGGAGATAATTACATGAAGTCGAAAGAAAAAAATTATGGAAATAACGATATCACTGGACCAGATGCAAGACATGGTACGCATGTTGCAGGTATTGTTGGAGCTGTTCGTACCAACGATATAGGAAACAAGGGCGTTGCGGATAACGTAAGGTTAATGGCTGTTCGTGTTGTTCCTGATGGAGATGAGCGTGACAAAGATGTTGCTAATGGTATTATTTACGCTGTTGACAATGGTGCTAAAATCATTAACATGAGCTTTGGAAAAGGGTATGCGTTTGACAAGAAAATCGTTGATAAAGCAGTTAAATATGCAGAAAGAAAAGGTGTCTTATTGGTACATGCTGCTGGAAATAGTGCTTTGAATACAGATGTAGAAAGCAATTATCCAAACAAGTATTGTAAAGATAACACAGCTAAACCTTACAGCAACTGGTTAGAAGTTGGTGCTCTTTCTTGGAGAGGTGGTGCTGATGCACCAGCAACTTTTTCTAACTATGGTAAGAGAAATGTAGATGTATTTGCTCCTGGTGTAGATATTTATGCAACAGTACCTGGTTCTAAATACGAAGCATTGAGCGGTACTAGTATGGCATCTCCTGTAACGGCAGGGGTAGCAGCATTGGTATGGTCTTATTACCCAGAGTTGACTGTAAAAGAATTGCGCAAATGTTTGGTAGAGTCTACTGTTAAAATGAACGAATATGTTAATGTTCCTGGTTCTGGTGGCGCTACGCAAATAGAATTTAAAGATTTGTGTAATACTAGTGGTGTTGTTAATGCTTATAATGCATTAAAAATGGCTGAAAAGATTGTTGCTGATAAGAAAAAATAA
- a CDS encoding 3-oxoacyl-ACP synthase III family protein → MTQIRTKIKGLGFFVPKNIVTNDDLTKVMDTSDEWIRARTGIEERRYVTRFKDTPSTMGAEAARIAMDRAGVKPEDIDFVVFATLSPDYYFPGGGVLVQRELGLGHCGCLDVRNQCSGFVYGLSVADQYIRTGTYKNILLIGSEVHSAGIDFSTRGRDVTVIFGDGAGAAVLQPTTEEGKGILTTHLHADGRYAEKLAFKNPGSHAGVFTGETDIFPKEDPYASLMITPKMVEDGDHYPNMDGQFVFKHAVQRFPEVIGEALQATGLSVSDIDLLVPHQANLRIAQFVQKTLQLPDEKVFNNIQKYGNTTAASIPIALTEAWEQGLVKDGDLICLAAFGSGFTWASALIRW, encoded by the coding sequence ATGACACAGATTAGAACAAAAATTAAGGGTTTAGGTTTTTTTGTACCTAAAAATATTGTTACGAATGACGATTTGACAAAAGTAATGGATACTAGTGATGAATGGATTCGTGCAAGAACGGGAATTGAAGAACGTCGTTATGTAACTCGTTTTAAAGACACTCCTTCTACAATGGGAGCAGAAGCTGCCAGAATCGCTATGGATCGTGCTGGTGTAAAACCTGAAGATATTGATTTTGTTGTGTTTGCAACATTGAGTCCTGATTATTACTTCCCAGGTGGTGGGGTTTTGGTACAGCGTGAGTTAGGTTTGGGGCATTGCGGATGTCTAGATGTGCGCAACCAGTGTTCTGGTTTTGTGTATGGTTTGTCGGTAGCAGATCAGTATATTCGTACAGGAACGTACAAAAATATATTGTTGATAGGATCAGAAGTACACTCAGCAGGAATTGATTTTAGTACTAGAGGGCGTGATGTAACGGTAATTTTTGGAGATGGAGCTGGTGCGGCTGTTTTGCAACCAACAACAGAAGAAGGAAAAGGTATTTTGACAACGCATTTGCATGCAGATGGTCGTTATGCTGAAAAACTTGCCTTCAAGAATCCTGGATCTCATGCAGGGGTATTTACTGGTGAAACAGATATTTTCCCTAAAGAAGATCCTTATGCTTCTTTAATGATTACACCTAAAATGGTAGAGGATGGAGATCACTATCCTAACATGGACGGGCAATTCGTATTTAAACATGCTGTTCAACGTTTTCCAGAAGTAATTGGCGAAGCGCTCCAAGCAACAGGTTTGTCTGTGTCAGACATTGATTTGTTAGTACCACATCAAGCTAACTTGAGAATTGCACAGTTTGTTCAAAAAACATTGCAGTTGCCTGATGAAAAAGTGTTTAATAATATTCAAAAATATGGTAACACAACCGCAGCATCTATTCCGATTGCACTAACAGAAGCATGGGAGCAAGGTTTGGTCAAAGATGGTGACTTAATTTGTTTGGCTGCTTTTGGTAGTGGTTTTACATGGGCAAGTGCTTTAATTAGATGGTAA
- a CDS encoding hotdog fold thioesterase → MNSKEKAYQIAEEQMYNHDAFSQWLGIEIVDLDAGKAVLKMVVRDEMTNGFGIAHGGITYSLADSALAFASNAYGRHSVSIETSISHTQPVRVNDVLLASVCEESLNHKIGVYRVLIENQSKETVAIFKGTVYRSSKEWEVME, encoded by the coding sequence ATGAATTCAAAAGAAAAAGCATACCAAATAGCAGAAGAACAAATGTATAATCACGATGCCTTTAGTCAATGGTTGGGGATTGAGATCGTCGATTTGGATGCAGGAAAGGCGGTTCTAAAAATGGTCGTTCGAGATGAAATGACCAATGGTTTTGGTATAGCACACGGAGGAATTACGTATTCGTTGGCAGATAGTGCGCTTGCTTTTGCTTCTAATGCTTATGGTCGCCATAGTGTGTCTATTGAAACGTCAATATCGCATACGCAACCTGTTCGAGTTAACGATGTTCTGCTGGCTAGCGTTTGCGAAGAGAGTTTGAACCACAAAATTGGTGTTTATCGAGTACTGATTGAAAATCAATCGAAGGAAACGGTAGCAATATTTAAAGGAACGGTATATCGTAGTTCTAAAGAATGGGAAGTGATGGAATAA
- a CDS encoding 3-hydroxyacyl-CoA dehydrogenase NAD-binding domain-containing protein gives MKVGVLGAGSMGIGIAQIAAGFGHEVVLCDNNAAAMEKSIQQLTKVLHRLVEKGKVTTEYVGDLLMRIQQTSLINEFNDCDIVIEAIVENLAIKKSVFQKMEDVVSDTCILATNTSSLSVASIAAACAKPERVLGIHFFNPAPLMKLVEIIPAIQTSSEVLTKARDLIDSWQKVTVLAKDTPGFIVNRVARPFYGESLRILEEGIADVATIDWAMTELAGFRMGPFTLMDYIGNDVNYVVTETVFTAFYFDPRYKPAFTQKRLSEAGYLGRKTGRGYYDYAEGANNPVATKDQVLGQQIVDRVVVMLINEAADALFWNVASAEDIDLAMTKGVNYPKGLLQWAKEIGYQTCVDRLDTLYNEYHEDRYRCSPMLRRMAKEA, from the coding sequence ATGAAAGTAGGAGTACTAGGTGCTGGTTCAATGGGAATTGGAATTGCTCAAATTGCAGCAGGATTTGGTCATGAAGTTGTGTTGTGTGATAATAATGCGGCTGCGATGGAAAAATCAATTCAACAACTAACTAAAGTATTGCATCGTTTGGTCGAAAAGGGAAAAGTGACCACAGAATATGTTGGTGATTTGTTAATGAGAATTCAACAAACTTCTTTAATTAATGAGTTTAACGATTGCGATATTGTTATTGAAGCGATTGTTGAAAATCTAGCCATCAAAAAATCTGTTTTCCAAAAAATGGAAGATGTGGTAAGTGATACTTGTATTTTGGCAACCAATACTTCTTCTTTGTCTGTTGCTTCTATTGCTGCTGCTTGTGCGAAACCAGAACGAGTGCTTGGAATTCATTTCTTCAATCCAGCTCCATTGATGAAATTGGTTGAAATTATTCCAGCGATTCAAACAAGTTCAGAGGTCTTAACAAAAGCACGAGATTTGATTGATTCTTGGCAGAAAGTGACTGTTTTGGCAAAAGATACGCCTGGTTTTATTGTCAATCGTGTTGCCCGCCCTTTTTATGGCGAATCTTTGCGTATTTTGGAAGAGGGAATTGCAGATGTTGCGACAATTGATTGGGCAATGACGGAATTGGCAGGTTTTAGAATGGGACCCTTTACATTGATGGATTATATCGGGAATGATGTCAACTATGTTGTAACAGAAACAGTCTTTACAGCCTTTTATTTTGACCCAAGATACAAACCCGCTTTTACACAAAAACGCTTATCAGAAGCAGGGTACTTGGGGCGTAAAACAGGCAGAGGTTATTATGATTATGCGGAAGGGGCTAACAATCCTGTAGCGACCAAAGATCAAGTATTGGGACAACAGATTGTCGATAGAGTTGTCGTGATGTTGATCAATGAAGCAGCAGATGCGTTGTTCTGGAATGTGGCATCTGCCGAAGACATTGATTTAGCCATGACCAAAGGTGTCAATTATCCCAAAGGTTTGTTGCAATGGGCGAAAGAAATTGGTTATCAAACATGTGTTGATCGTTTGGATACTTTGTATAATGAGTATCATGAAGATAGATATCGCTGTAGCCCAATGTTGAGACGGATGGCTAAAGAAGCATAG
- a CDS encoding enoyl-CoA hydratase-related protein: MSETVQFKQENGVAILTLNRPKAFNSFNREMAFALLERLDACAKDETIRAIVLTGEGRAFCAGQDLKEATEDNGISFEMILNEHYNPIIKAIRTIKKPVLAAVNGVAAGAGANIAFACDMTIAKKSASFTQAFSKIGLVPDSGGTFFLPRLVGMQRATAMMMLSNKITAQGAVEMGLIYQYVEDEQFEEQVMNLATSLAKMPTKALGMTKELINAGMQNDLDSQLEMEGKYQIEASRSADYEEGVNAFLEKRKPEFKGK, translated from the coding sequence ATGTCAGAAACGGTTCAATTTAAACAAGAAAATGGCGTCGCAATATTAACGCTCAATAGACCCAAAGCATTTAACAGCTTTAATCGAGAAATGGCTTTTGCTTTGTTGGAGCGATTGGATGCTTGTGCCAAAGATGAAACCATTCGTGCAATTGTGTTGACAGGAGAGGGCCGAGCTTTTTGCGCTGGTCAGGATTTGAAGGAGGCAACAGAGGATAATGGGATCAGTTTTGAGATGATTTTGAACGAACATTACAATCCAATAATCAAGGCTATTAGAACAATTAAGAAACCTGTTCTTGCTGCTGTAAATGGTGTCGCAGCTGGAGCAGGAGCAAATATTGCTTTTGCTTGTGATATGACAATTGCCAAGAAATCGGCTAGCTTTACACAGGCATTTAGTAAAATTGGTTTGGTGCCTGATAGTGGAGGAACATTCTTTTTGCCACGCTTAGTAGGGATGCAACGAGCGACTGCTATGATGATGTTGAGCAACAAAATTACAGCACAAGGAGCTGTTGAAATGGGATTGATCTATCAATATGTAGAGGACGAGCAATTTGAGGAGCAGGTCATGAACTTGGCAACTTCTTTGGCTAAGATGCCAACTAAAGCTTTAGGGATGACCAAAGAATTGATCAATGCAGGCATGCAAAATGACTTGGATAGTCAATTGGAGATGGAAGGCAAATATCAAATAGAAGCGAGTCGAAGTGCCGATTATGAAGAAGGTGTAAACGCTTTTTTGGAAAAGAGAAAACCTGAATTTAAAGGCAAATAA
- the paaD gene encoding 1,2-phenylacetyl-CoA epoxidase subunit PaaD, whose protein sequence is MTKKETQEVWTLLEQVSDPEIPVLTVIDMGVIRDVRAQEGQIEVVITPTYSGCPAMDMIEVEIRSVLQENGYDNVAVKMVLSPAWTTDWMSESGKKKLKEYGIAPPEGTTIDKSVLFGEAKKIECPRCHSRNTEMLSQFGSTACKALYQCSDCKEPFDYFKCH, encoded by the coding sequence ATGACGAAAAAAGAAACACAAGAAGTATGGACATTGTTGGAACAGGTTTCAGATCCTGAGATTCCTGTTTTGACGGTGATTGATATGGGAGTGATTCGAGATGTGAGAGCGCAAGAAGGGCAAATAGAAGTAGTGATTACGCCAACTTATTCGGGCTGCCCTGCAATGGATATGATTGAGGTAGAAATCCGTTCGGTTTTACAGGAGAATGGTTATGATAATGTGGCGGTAAAAATGGTGTTGTCTCCCGCATGGACAACCGATTGGATGTCAGAATCAGGAAAGAAGAAATTGAAGGAATACGGGATTGCTCCTCCTGAAGGAACAACGATAGACAAAAGTGTCTTATTTGGCGAAGCAAAAAAAATTGAATGTCCAAGGTGTCATTCTCGAAACACAGAGATGTTGAGTCAATTTGGTTCTACAGCTTGCAAGGCTTTGTATCAATGTTCGGACTGCAAAGAACCTTTTGATTATTTTAAATGTCATTAG
- a CDS encoding DUF2200 domain-containing protein encodes MKDTTKQDERIAKMTFASVYPHYVHKVEKKGRTKAELHQVLEWLTGYDESALQKQIEDKVSFETFFKNASLHPNTPLITGVICGYRVEEIKTPLTQQVRYLDKLVDELAKGRKMEKILRSNA; translated from the coding sequence ATGAAAGACACTACAAAACAAGATGAGCGCATTGCAAAAATGACATTTGCCTCTGTATACCCGCATTACGTTCATAAAGTAGAGAAAAAAGGAAGAACTAAAGCTGAACTACATCAAGTTTTAGAATGGTTAACAGGCTATGATGAAAGCGCCTTACAAAAGCAAATAGAGGACAAGGTGTCTTTTGAAACATTTTTTAAAAATGCCTCCTTGCATCCCAATACACCTCTTATTACAGGTGTCATCTGTGGCTATAGAGTAGAAGAGATCAAAACTCCTTTGACACAACAAGTTAGGTATTTAGATAAATTAGTTGATGAATTGGCAAAAGGGCGTAAAATGGAGAAAATTCTACGTAGCAATGCCTAA
- a CDS encoding TrkA family potassium uptake protein produces MLPGSYHKNSVRIQRFQRVNKYIRNILLAIVLLCTTTVTGIVGFMTIDHYTFSEAFYMTIITLSTVGFGEVQPLSPNGQVFTSFLIIFNLGVFAYAISIISNFILEGELRVFLKDYKMYQKIQKLEDHTIVCGFGRHGRQICKELTKNNLPFVVIEPEGKQFEDLRELKYLFMEGDATDDEILIDAGIHNAKAVVVTYNENALNVYTVLTARQLNPKLRIITRATDRTAEKKLLRAGANHVVLTEVIGGFYMATLIHQPNVVEFFSIISNMGDVSIHFKEVHYDELKKEYRDKSILDLSLRSHTGVNIIGVRRVGGQYDVNPKPDIIIKKGMTLVVLGDLNQIKLFQDRIMMNQPPSEDQNTHSRY; encoded by the coding sequence ATGCTTCCAGGTAGCTATCATAAAAATTCGGTACGGATACAGCGTTTTCAACGTGTCAATAAATATATTCGAAATATTTTATTGGCGATTGTTTTGCTATGTACGACTACAGTCACTGGGATCGTGGGATTTATGACAATAGATCATTATACTTTTTCAGAGGCGTTTTATATGACCATTATCACCTTGTCGACAGTAGGGTTTGGGGAAGTGCAACCCTTGTCTCCCAATGGACAGGTATTTACGTCCTTTTTGATTATTTTTAATTTGGGTGTTTTTGCTTATGCAATTTCTATTATTTCCAATTTTATTCTAGAAGGCGAACTGAGAGTTTTCTTAAAAGATTATAAAATGTACCAAAAAATACAGAAACTAGAAGACCACACCATTGTTTGCGGTTTTGGTCGTCATGGTCGACAAATTTGCAAAGAGTTGACAAAGAATAATTTGCCTTTTGTCGTGATAGAACCAGAGGGGAAACAGTTTGAGGATTTGAGAGAACTGAAGTACTTGTTTATGGAAGGAGATGCTACCGATGATGAAATTTTGATTGATGCAGGAATTCACAATGCAAAAGCGGTGGTGGTAACCTATAATGAGAATGCTTTGAATGTCTATACTGTTCTAACAGCAAGACAGTTGAACCCTAAATTGAGAATTATAACTAGAGCGACAGATCGTACTGCGGAAAAGAAATTATTAAGAGCAGGTGCCAATCATGTTGTGTTAACAGAGGTGATTGGGGGATTTTATATGGCAACTCTAATTCATCAGCCCAATGTCGTGGAGTTTTTTAGCATTATTTCCAATATGGGAGATGTGTCGATCCATTTCAAAGAGGTACATTATGATGAATTAAAAAAGGAATATCGAGACAAATCGATTTTAGATTTAAGCCTACGCTCTCATACTGGTGTCAATATTATTGGGGTTAGAAGAGTAGGGGGACAATATGATGTCAACCCCAAGCCTGATATTATTATCAAGAAAGGAATGACGTTGGTTGTTTTGGGTGATTTAAATCAAATTAAACTATTCCAAGACAGAATTATGATGAATCAACCTCCATCGGAGGATCAAAACACACATTCACGTTATTAA
- a CDS encoding RluA family pseudouridine synthase, translating to MAKKDYTVLFEDEHLIIVDKRSGLLTIPDRYRTDIPNLYNILQTTYEEVYVVHRLDKGTSGIICFAKTKEAHRLLSLQFQERIPLKRYHAIVQGVPFESEGVIDAGLSPNKEGGMRVDIKRGKPSVTEYKVLDSYGQFALIEATILTGRTHQIRIHLKHLGHPLAVDPLYANKEELYLSEIKRKKFNLKKHTDERPLLTRVPLHAHYLSFEHPITQKAIEIECAYPKDMRAILNQLNKWGK from the coding sequence ATGGCAAAAAAGGACTATACTGTTTTATTCGAAGATGAGCATTTAATAATCGTGGACAAACGCAGTGGTTTGCTGACTATCCCTGACCGATACAGAACAGATATCCCCAATTTATACAATATCCTTCAAACGACTTATGAAGAAGTGTATGTCGTCCATAGATTGGACAAAGGGACGAGTGGTATTATCTGCTTTGCAAAGACCAAAGAAGCCCACCGTTTGTTGAGTTTGCAATTTCAAGAACGCATACCATTGAAACGTTATCACGCTATTGTACAAGGAGTTCCGTTTGAAAGCGAAGGGGTAATTGATGCAGGCTTGTCACCTAATAAAGAAGGTGGTATGCGAGTAGATATTAAACGAGGAAAACCCTCTGTTACAGAATATAAAGTACTAGATAGTTATGGTCAATTTGCATTGATTGAGGCAACAATTTTAACAGGTAGAACCCATCAAATTAGAATTCACTTAAAACACTTGGGACATCCTTTGGCGGTAGATCCTCTTTATGCAAACAAAGAAGAACTATATCTTTCTGAAATAAAACGAAAAAAATTCAATCTAAAGAAACATACAGACGAGCGTCCTTTGCTAACAAGGGTACCGCTTCATGCGCATTATTTAAGTTTTGAGCATCCAATTACCCAAAAAGCCATAGAAATAGAATGCGCTTATCCCAAAGATATGCGGGCTATTTTGAATCAATTGAACAAATGGGGGAAATAA
- a CDS encoding nicotinate phosphoribosyltransferase, with the protein MNHLKTRYQTNLGLLTDLYQLTMAYGYWKTGSAEDEAVFHLFYRKPPFGAKYTIACGLENVIHFLNEFRLTPSDLAYLKSLKTSNNQVLFEPEFLDYLSHLKFTCDIDAVEEGTVVFPHEPLLRVTGPLLQAQLIETFLLNSLNFQTLIATKAARIVAAAGGDAVLEFGLRRAQGIDGGLSASRAAYIGGCVATSNLLAGRIYDIPVKGTHAHSWVMSFDNELDAFEAYARTLPHNCIFLVDTFDSIKGIEKAIQVAQQLREKGQNFLGIRLDSGDLCTLSIQARALLDAAGFEQAKIVASDNLDEHKISHLKAKGALIDVWGVGTNLVTAKDEPALGGVYKLAAIKKQGSDWVYKLKLSNTPNKVSTPGILQVRRYFMSDGQPFGDMIWNTDNTELFPLIQSFDGRTIVADNRLFKDLLIPIFRKGELVYQSPSIHQIRRHRQEQVKLFQQVDFKLYPMGLEQQLNQQKLQLIQHYL; encoded by the coding sequence ATGAATCACCTTAAAACTCGTTATCAAACAAACTTAGGTTTGTTGACTGATTTGTATCAATTAACCATGGCCTATGGCTATTGGAAAACGGGCTCTGCTGAAGACGAAGCTGTCTTTCATCTTTTTTATAGAAAACCTCCATTTGGGGCTAAATATACGATTGCTTGTGGTTTAGAGAATGTCATTCATTTTTTAAATGAGTTTAGATTGACGCCTTCTGACTTAGCTTATTTAAAAAGTTTAAAAACATCTAACAACCAAGTTTTATTTGAACCAGAATTTTTAGATTATTTGAGTCATTTAAAATTTACTTGTGATATTGATGCGGTAGAAGAAGGAACAGTAGTTTTTCCCCACGAACCTTTGCTGAGAGTTACAGGTCCTTTATTGCAAGCTCAATTAATTGAAACGTTTCTATTAAACAGCCTCAACTTTCAAACTTTGATCGCTACAAAAGCTGCTCGAATTGTAGCTGCTGCGGGCGGGGACGCTGTACTTGAATTTGGATTGCGTAGGGCGCAAGGAATAGACGGAGGACTCTCTGCTAGCCGAGCTGCTTATATTGGTGGATGTGTAGCCACGAGCAATTTGCTAGCAGGAAGGATTTACGATATTCCTGTCAAAGGCACCCATGCGCATAGTTGGGTTATGAGTTTTGATAATGAACTAGATGCTTTCGAAGCTTACGCTAGAACACTCCCTCATAATTGTATTTTTTTGGTGGATACTTTTGATAGTATCAAAGGTATTGAGAAAGCGATTCAAGTTGCGCAACAACTCCGTGAGAAAGGGCAGAATTTTTTAGGCATTCGATTGGATAGTGGCGACTTGTGTACTTTAAGTATCCAAGCAAGGGCTTTGTTAGATGCAGCAGGTTTTGAACAAGCTAAAATTGTGGCAAGCGATAATTTAGACGAGCATAAAATTAGCCACCTAAAAGCCAAAGGTGCGTTGATTGATGTTTGGGGAGTTGGTACTAATTTGGTCACCGCCAAAGATGAACCAGCTTTGGGAGGCGTTTATAAATTGGCTGCCATTAAGAAACAAGGAAGTGATTGGGTGTACAAACTAAAACTATCCAATACTCCCAACAAAGTTTCAACACCTGGCATTTTACAAGTGCGTCGTTATTTTATGAGCGATGGGCAACCCTTTGGCGATATGATTTGGAATACAGATAATACGGAACTATTTCCTCTAATCCAAAGTTTTGATGGCAGAACAATTGTTGCGGACAATCGGCTTTTTAAAGATTTGCTAATTCCTATTTTTAGGAAAGGTGAATTAGTATACCAAAGTCCTTCTATCCATCAAATCAGAAGGCATCGACAAGAACAAGTCAAGTTGTTTCAACAAGTTGATTTCAAGTTGTATCCGATGGGATTAGAACAACAACTCAATCAACAAAAACTCCAATTGATTCAACACTATTTGTAG